In Fibrobacterota bacterium, the genomic stretch GGCGGTGATGTCCACGCAGAAGGACGGGGCATGCGCTTCCATCCCGATGAAATGGAAAAGGCGCCCGGGCCGATGCGGCTCGCCCGCGACGTCCAGCTTCGCCAACCCCGCCTTGAAGGCCGCCTGCTTTACGATGCGCGCCGCCGCCTCGTGATCGGGATGTTCCTCGCTGGCATGATGGGTGATGAGGATCTTGGGCTTCCAAGTCCGGATGGCATCGATGACGCGCTTCTGCGCGTCCCAACCGTCCGCGAGGCGTCCGTCGGGAAGCCCTAGGTTGACGCGCGCGACCCCGAGGACCTTCGCCGCCGCCGCCGCTTCCCGCGCCCGGATCTCCGGCGTCCCGCGCGTGCCCATGGAAGCATCGGTGAGATCGACGATGACGCCTTTGCGCCCGAGGGCGGTCAGTTTAAGGATGGTTCCTCCACATCCGAGTTCCACGTCGTCGGGATGCGCGCCCAAGGCCATGAAGTCGACGCCGTCCCCTGGCCGGGCCGCGGGGGCCCGTGCCGCAGAGGGCTGGGCGGCCGCGGAGCGCACCGGTTTGCTTTTTCCCATCGCCATCGCTTACCGTCCTTCGTATTCCACTAATTGCAATTCCGTCGCCAAGGGATCCAGTTCGCCGTGCAAGGCATGGAATCCGTCCCGCCCGAGAACATGCAGCAGCGAGCCCAGACCCAGATGCCGATCCTGCCCCAGGCCATTGCCCAGCCATCGCAAGTGCCCGAACAGTGGCTCGTGGGCGCGGGCCGTGGCGGCGTAGACCGCTTTTTCCAGGTTGTGCTGGTAGCGCTTCCAGGCGGTCGCTACCGTGCGCTCCAGGCGGGCCAACGGGCCTTCGTCCTTGAAGTTGCGGTCATGGATCTTGCGCACTCCGTCCAGCCAGCGATCTGCGGTGGCGGAACCCAGGGCCGCGTGGGCCGGATGCGCGCGCCAGGCGCGATCGGCGAGGCGCGCGCGCAAAGCAGAGGGCCCGTAGCGAAGCGCTTCGGAGAGTTCTTGCCCTTCGGCTGTGAAAGCTTCCCAAGCGGATGCGGGCGCCACCGCCGCGGTCATGCGCGGATGGAGGAGCGGCATGTCGCCGGTGGCTTCCAGAAAGAGCGGCGAAAGCTGGGCGAAGTAGCGGAGTTCGGCCGGGCCCAGCACGTGGCCGAGCACGGGGAAAAGCGACTCCGCCGCCAGCGGGCGGCTGAAGACGTCGTGGCTGAGTTCCAGCGAAGCCAGGGCCGCGCGCGCATCCTCGTTGGGTTTATCCTGGAGGTAAATGCGTTCTTCCGCGCCGGTGCGATCGGCGAGGAGGCGATGGCGCTCGCCCCCTTTGAGCACGAAGGCATGCACGGCATTGGGGCGCGCTTCCACCTGGATGGGGATGCCGGCGGCGGCGGCGGCGGCGGTTCCGCGCGCCAGGGCGGCTTGCCATGCTTCCCATCCGTCCACGGCCTGTTGCAATACGGGCCGGGCGCGGGCGCGCAGGTGCTTGGAATATCCGTCCACGAACAAGATGCCTTCGCGGCCGAGATGGGCATGGGCCAAACGCATGAAGCCCGAGGCCAAGGTGCTCGGCACCGGATAGGCGCGGCCCAAGGTCTCGGTCGTATCCGGCCCCCAGATCGGCGCGAGCCGTTTCAACAGGGCCGCCAGGGCCTCCGGATCGACGCGGCGCTCCCCCATCGCCAGTGGGCGGACGGCATCCGGGAAATCCAGGCGCAGATCGCCGCGCAAGGACGCGGCTTCGTTTTCCAACAACTCCACACGGTTGCATTCCGCCAGATCGGAATCGTCGCCGGCCACCCAGAAGATGGGGATGACCGGACGGTTCAGGCGCCGGGCCCAGGCGCGCGCCAGGGCCGCGCAGGTGAGGGCCTTGTAATACCAGAGGATGGGCCCGCCCAAAAGGCCCGGTTGCTGGCCGGTGAGCATGAAGACGGCGGCGGGCGATGCGGCGGCCTCCAGGTTGGCGCGTTGCTCGGGGGCCAGGGGCGCGAATGCGTTTTCGTGGCGCAGGAACTCTTGCAGGCCGGAAGGGCGCGGGCGGGAATCGAGCCAGGCCATGCGCCGGACGACATGCACTTCCGATCGGAAATGGCCGCCCGGATAAATGGCCGCGCTCAGCGAGGTGGCGCCCAAGGTGCCCGCCCCTTGGTCCGCGGCATAAAGCACCCGTTGGGCCGCATCCTCGGCGGTCAGGCGGGCGCGCAGGGACAAGCGCACGGGTCTTTCACTCCTTCCGATAGAGCAGGGCCATGCGCGGCGAAGCGTCGCCGCAGTATGCGGCGCCGGTCTCGTCGCCGTAGGAGGCTTGCAAGGAAAGCCCGAAGCGGGCGGCCAGGGCCGGCATCTCGTCGCGGCCGTATAGGCGGACGCGCTCCTGATGATGCTCCGGGTTCCCTTCCCGGTGGCGGATTTCGATTTCCTTGACGACCACGGTGCCCGGGCCATCGGGCGCGCCTTCGATGCGGCGGCGCTGCACCACCTCGGCGCCGTCCATGCGGCGGCGATCCTCGGGAACCAGATGCTTGAGGAGATGGCCTTTATTGATCAGGTCCAGGAACAAGTAGCCGCCGGGCTTGAGGAGGGAAACCATTTGGGCCAATGCTTCCAAATCCTCCTCGAAGGTAGCAAAGTACCCGAAGGAAGTGAAGAAGGAGGTAACCAGATCGAAACCGCCCGGGCGGAAGGGGATGCGGCGCATATCCGCGCAGGCGACAGGTTGCCCGGACGCGCGCGCGTCCCGTAACAGGGAGAGGCTCAGATCCAAACCCAGGCAATGCGGGATGCCGTGCTCGCGGATCCAGGCGATATGGCGGCCGGCCCCGCAGCCCACGTCGAGGATACGCCACTCCGGCGTTACGGGTAACGCGCGCATGACGAAACGCGCCTGCGCCCCGGCTTGGCGTTCGTCGCGATGCGGATACAGCCGCTTGTAGGTTTCGCCGAACCAGCGTTGGAACCAAGCGCTATCCATGGCGACACCGGAAAGCCTGGATCCCGTTATCGCACGGGCCGGAAAAAGAAAAGCGGAGCGGTCCAACCGCTCCGCTTTCCGAGGTTCCCAGGCAGGTCCGAATCAGGCGGTGACCAGGGCCGCGCTCATCTGCTGCAGGGCGGCGTAGAAGTCCTCCGTCTGCGGAGGCACGGTGCAATGGGCCGTGAGGGCCTTGGGATTGCGGAACTTCAGCGGGGGCAGCTTCTTCCCCTTGCTGAAGATGATGACGGGCTTGGGATTGATATCCTCCAGCACGCCGAAGTATTTCAGGAGGGAAACGCAGCGTTGCCAGCTCTGATGGTCCACCAGCATCCCGTCGAAGGCGCCGAGGCGTCCGCGCGAGAGCACCGCGGGCAGATCGAAGGTCTGGAAATTGTGGGGCGTGGAGGTCAGGAGATCCTCCAGATGCTTGCGGAGGCTGCTGTTTTCGGAGAACACCACTAACTTCATTGCCTAAGATTCCTTTCGGGCCCGGGGAAGAAATGCTTCCGCCCGCCGGGGACCTTGTGAATAGAGCGGTTAAATGTAGCAAGGTCGTTGGAAAATTAAAAACCTCGGGGGGTTACGCGCTCCCTCGATCGGGAATGCCGGTGCCGATAGAGGGTTCTGTCAACCCAGGGCTGCGCGGATAGAAGCGGTGGTAATGGCTTCCAATTCGGGCAGAATCCCGTTTTCGGCGTTCAATGGGAGCAACCAATAAACCGTATCGCCCAGGGTTCTGAGCAAAGCCCCGCGGGCCACGGCTTCGCGGTAAACCTTATAGCCCGCCCGCTTTCCCGGCCCGATCCCCGGCCCGGTCAGATCCGCCGCCGCCACCGCCCCCAGGCAACGCACGTTGTTCAACCGCCCGGTCGCCGCGGCCACGCGCTCCATGGCCGCCCGCAATTCCCCTTGCCCGGCCCGCACCCGGCCGCAAATATCCTCCTCGCGGTAGATGTCCAGCGCCTCCAAAGCCACGGCCGCGGCCAACGGATTGCCGGCATAGGTATTCGAATGCAGGAAGTCCCGGCCCGTGCCGTACTCGGCATAGAAGAGCTGGTAGATCTCCTCGGATACGAGCACCGCCGACATGGGCAGCCATCCCGCTGTGAGGCCTTTGGAAAGGCAGACCAGATCGGGAACGATGCCGGCATGTTCGCAGGCGAGCATGCTGCCCGTGCGGCCGAAACCGGTGAGGATCTCGTCGGCGATCAGGTAGACGCCGCGCGCGCGCGTCCAGGCGCGCAGGCGGCGCAGGAAATCGGCGCTATAGAACCGCATCCCGCCCGCGCCTTGCAGGATGGGCTCGACCACGATGGCGCATAAGCCTTCCCGGTTTTCCTCCAGTTGGCGCTCCAAGTCGGGCCACTGGGCGGAGCAATCGTTCCACAAGGGATGCGCTTGCGAATCGACGTAAGGCAGGCCGCGCAGAAAGGTAACGGCAGGAAGCACGTCGGCGTACGCATCGCGATAGATGCCGAGATCGCTCAGCCCCAGGGTCAGGGCGGTCTCCCCGTGATATCCGTTCTCCAACGACAGGAAACGCGAACCGCCGGAGCCGGCGATGCGGCGGGCGTGCAAAGCCAACTTGGCCGCGATTTCCACCGCCATCGATCCATCCCCGCCGTAGAACACGCGGGTGAGGCCCGGGGCCAAGGACGCCAGGCGTTCAGATAGGCGCACCACCACGTCGTTGGTGGTATTGGCCAGGATGACGTGCTCGAAGCGGCCGGCCTGGCGGGTCAAGGCCGCGCGCAAACGCGGATGCCCGTGGCCCAGGGATTTGCACCACCAGCTGGAGATGGCATCGATGAGGGTGCTGCCATCGGCGAGATGCAGGCGGCTGCCTTGCGCGCCGACCACTTCCAGGGGCGGGAAGTCGGCATAATCGCGCATCTGCGAGCAGGGATGCCACACGTGCCGCAGATCGCGGGCGGCGAGATC encodes the following:
- the bshB1 gene encoding bacillithiol biosynthesis deacetylase BshB1 → MGKSKPVRSAAAQPSAARAPAARPGDGVDFMALGAHPDDVELGCGGTILKLTALGRKGVIVDLTDASMGTRGTPEIRAREAAAAAKVLGVARVNLGLPDGRLADGWDAQKRVIDAIRTWKPKILITHHASEEHPDHEAAARIVKQAAFKAGLAKLDVAGEPHRPGRLFHFIGMEAHAPSFCVDITAQWQAKLKAVLCYASQFHNPDAKRFQGKTDLATPAFLDFLEARNRFWGTRIKRRYAEAFTCAELPEVEDLTTLGAARFP
- the bshC gene encoding bacillithiol biosynthesis BshC, with product MRLSLRARLTAEDAAQRVLYAADQGAGTLGATSLSAAIYPGGHFRSEVHVVRRMAWLDSRPRPSGLQEFLRHENAFAPLAPEQRANLEAAASPAAVFMLTGQQPGLLGGPILWYYKALTCAALARAWARRLNRPVIPIFWVAGDDSDLAECNRVELLENEAASLRGDLRLDFPDAVRPLAMGERRVDPEALAALLKRLAPIWGPDTTETLGRAYPVPSTLASGFMRLAHAHLGREGILFVDGYSKHLRARARPVLQQAVDGWEAWQAALARGTAAAAAAGIPIQVEARPNAVHAFVLKGGERHRLLADRTGAEERIYLQDKPNEDARAALASLELSHDVFSRPLAAESLFPVLGHVLGPAELRYFAQLSPLFLEATGDMPLLHPRMTAAVAPASAWEAFTAEGQELSEALRYGPSALRARLADRAWRAHPAHAALGSATADRWLDGVRKIHDRNFKDEGPLARLERTVATAWKRYQHNLEKAVYAATARAHEPLFGHLRWLGNGLGQDRHLGLGSLLHVLGRDGFHALHGELDPLATELQLVEYEGR
- a CDS encoding class I SAM-dependent methyltransferase translates to MDSAWFQRWFGETYKRLYPHRDERQAGAQARFVMRALPVTPEWRILDVGCGAGRHIAWIREHGIPHCLGLDLSLSLLRDARASGQPVACADMRRIPFRPGGFDLVTSFFTSFGYFATFEEDLEALAQMVSLLKPGGYLFLDLINKGHLLKHLVPEDRRRMDGAEVVQRRRIEGAPDGPGTVVVKEIEIRHREGNPEHHQERVRLYGRDEMPALAARFGLSLQASYGDETGAAYCGDASPRMALLYRKE
- the bioA gene encoding adenosylmethionine--8-amino-7-oxononanoate transaminase, whose translation is MSDLAARDLRHVWHPCSQMRDYADFPPLEVVGAQGSRLHLADGSTLIDAISSWWCKSLGHGHPRLRAALTRQAGRFEHVILANTTNDVVVRLSERLASLAPGLTRVFYGGDGSMAVEIAAKLALHARRIAGSGGSRFLSLENGYHGETALTLGLSDLGIYRDAYADVLPAVTFLRGLPYVDSQAHPLWNDCSAQWPDLERQLEENREGLCAIVVEPILQGAGGMRFYSADFLRRLRAWTRARGVYLIADEILTGFGRTGSMLACEHAGIVPDLVCLSKGLTAGWLPMSAVLVSEEIYQLFYAEYGTGRDFLHSNTYAGNPLAAAVALEALDIYREEDICGRVRAGQGELRAAMERVAAATGRLNNVRCLGAVAAADLTGPGIGPGKRAGYKVYREAVARGALLRTLGDTVYWLLPLNAENGILPELEAITTASIRAALG